Below is a window of Mucilaginibacter ginkgonis DNA.
CGCTGCCTATAAATGCGATATCATAAACCAAATCGGCGGGCTGACTCATTATTCAGCCATTGCTGTTAGCGGTTCTGTGGCGTAATCAGTTTTATCGTAGTTAGTGGACGATAAGCCGATTAATATCGCGTTTGGAGAAAACGAGTAGAACTCATGCCAGTCTCCGGGAAGTAAGACTAGGCATTGGTAAGAACCGCTGAGTTGGTATTCCTTATCTTCTTTTGGGCTTACAACATGCGCAATTAGCGATCCGTTGAGGCAAACCACAGCCTCTATAGATTCGAAATGCCGGTGGCCGCCTCTATTTTCAGCATCGCCAACATCCTGGATATAATATATACGTTTGATATCGAATGGGAGTACATTATCTATGGCAGTAAGCACTCCGCGTCTATCTGCGTGCTGATCAAGTTCAATGATGTACGCCATGAGGTATTTTGTTAGACTCGTCTATCAAATCTAAAACATTCTCGTCTACAGCTATATTGAACTTGCGTGCGAAAATCGCATCAGAGGCATCGATCATTTCAAAATCTTCTGTCTTGAGCAACTTGGGATGTGCCCCACCTGCAGACCAGTCCGTGTACCTGAAATTTTTACCAACAACATCGTCTTTAAAATGAGAATTCATCAGCATGGTTTGAAAAACGAATTCGTCGCTGCCCCACGTATATCTGAAAAAATTGTAGAGCTTTTGATCGCTCTCTACCTTGTCGACCACATATTTTGCAGCATCGGGGCTCAATGTCCAAAATGTAGAGTTGTTACCATAAAAAGTAAGTCCTTTTGGCGTTGGGCGTTTTCCGGCAACCCAATTAAGCATCCTCTCGAGGAAGTATTTGCCTTTAAAAATTTTATCCGTTAAATGGAAACGGTTAATGCGCGCGAGCGCCTCTTCCCATTGTGCAAAATTCCAAACATTAATGAGTTGCTGGCCCTTGTGTTCATCTAAAAAGTCGCTAATATAATCTGCAGACTTAACAGGATAGTCCTGGCCGCTTAATAAATTAATGAAATCGTATTCACGGCCGGAAGCCACAATTTCTTTGATACCATTAAATGTTGCCTGCACAATGGTAAAGCCAGCCCAATTGACCTTGATACGGTTTTTTATAAAATAAACGTTAGGATGGTCGAAAAGACTGCGATGAGTATCCATGTCGA
It encodes the following:
- a CDS encoding sugar 3,4-ketoisomerase, translating into MAYIIELDQHADRRGVLTAIDNVLPFDIKRIYYIQDVGDAENRGGHRHFESIEAVVCLNGSLIAHVVSPKEDKEYQLSGSYQCLVLLPGDWHEFYSFSPNAILIGLSSTNYDKTDYATEPLTAMAE
- a CDS encoding beta-1,6-N-acetylglucosaminyltransferase translates to MRHACLIITYTSAVQTMRVIKKLDNGKFDFYIHLDKKIDMDTHRSLFDHPNVYFIKNRIKVNWAGFTIVQATFNGIKEIVASGREYDFINLLSGQDYPVKSADYISDFLDEHKGQQLINVWNFAQWEEALARINRFHLTDKIFKGKYFLERMLNWVAGKRPTPKGLTFYGNNSTFWTLSPDAAKYVVDKVESDQKLYNFFRYTWGSDEFVFQTMLMNSHFKDDVVGKNFRYTDWSAGGAHPKLLKTEDFEMIDASDAIFARKFNIAVDENVLDLIDESNKIPHGVHH